The Magnolia sinica isolate HGM2019 chromosome 11, MsV1, whole genome shotgun sequence DNA window cccgattttcaggttGTTACAGTAATGATTCCtgaattagtggccgaggtcatttcgccacacaagacacgttcgatgaatctgagtcatacgttgtttgtcgacagtggttaggccacgcagagtgcttacgcgctacatgtcgattaattcaacatacgctcgtaccagtcgagcttgtccagtaacccgattggcctaatgtatgttcaccatgtatggacgctactgtttgaatctaaggtaccaacttaccagtgaaaagcctgtttaaccttggtatcatgatctgccaagactcatgagccgggcatggtagtatgggacaccgtggtcgagctgtcggcctatgctggggtgacgagtctccccgtagtgaccagtgagcaaaccaaactcgtgagccgaatatggtggtatgggacactgtattcgagctgtcagcctatgctaaggtgacgagtttTTCGCataatgacctcgagtataaaataggcttatgatcaggtgacgagcctctcgtagtgacctcgagtatgaattaagtctacgctgaggtgacaagcctcccgtagcgacctacAATGTGAACTTGCGaatttgcctatcatatgtgattaactaggattgaggaccctagatggatcattgtttgggtcaatgatataaaggaaggtaccttagcttcccgaacttgttgtatgaataagtctaattaagaacttgactaattacgcacatgcaccacattgcatgtgcctttggcgttgaagTTGAGcccagcgggagtgttgcatgcatgactgtgagatgatgtcacagagaaagtgtaggcgagggcatgcatcattaatacatatcatccttacattaaccagagtacttagaaatgcttgttgtactgctttatcattactacttgatcgaattgataacatgttaacctttgccttatagctccattgagttgatcactcactcccactctaggacggttttttaaaacaccaaccagactcttttgtAGTTTAAAATGACGACGAGGCTTACGAGACGGAGCCTGCcttctatgatgatgaggaagagttctcctatctACAACTCTCTGGAGAGTCTATATAGATCTAGAGTTGCGTTACTGGGGCTATAGGAATATGGATTAGATgatattacactttatcattttgtaaattttgaaattatacatgtaattatttaacctgatgacattcatactctggggacttacaatcacttatatgctctatatatttatcacagtcttccgtttgcgtaatttaactgtctctggagtatgatatgttgatttggtacaatctcactcatgtttaatgcactaatacgaacaacatttaatcatcattatttatgttggataagtgatgcgttggaactcaagagttgagcttctgctcaacacccaatttttagggcgttacaacaagacaatctcaacccttcacacatgacaaccttgaacctcaacaacctcaacccttaacacattacaacTTTAACCTTTAACACATGATAGCCCGGACTctaacaacctcaacccttaatgtATGACAACCCTAACCATTAACACATGACCACCTATAccttgacaacctcgacccttagcaCAACTTaaacccttaacacataacaactacgactctaacccttaacacataacagccttgacccttaatacatgacaacatcgacccttaacaaatgacaacctagacccttaacacatgacaacctcgacccttagcaCATGATGATTTAGACCCTTAACAAATGAAAATACATACCTTTAACATACGACAACCTCAACCCTAATTGACATGTGTTAATGGTCGAGGTAAACATAACTATTCAACCAAGGCAATACATTACAAAATCTAAATTCTATCTCTTTCATTGTCTTCTAGATGACAACCAAAATCATTCATTTCCACCTCAAATCCCTTCCAACAATCACTTCTCCCCACGGCAATTACTTCtccccacaacaacaaccatgACCATTGCTCTCTATCAACGACCAAAAGTAGCTTCCATATGTAAGAAAATGTTATTccgaaaaatatatatatatatatatatatatatatatatatatattcattcaaAATTTCTTATATCATAGGGCCAAAATAGTAAGGCTTTGTGAAGGGAGGCCAATCACATGGAAATGCATCCCTGAAGGTGAAGACCAAAAATTCAAATGGATGTTCAGCTGGGTCCGCATGGCAACCCGACGCAACTCGGTAGttattaatttataaattttaatacAACGAGTAAAAATAGATCTTTAACATCGTTAGATAAAACTAATGTAAATTACATGAGCGTTTGTGGGTTTGAGAGTCGAGTCAGACCCAGTAGCAAATATCCCACTGACTCAAAATCTCAcctagccgagttgactcggcctagtttcgagttgactcagtgagttttaTAAGCCAAAAACTGATTACTTTCCTACACTTCCCAAACATCTAACTTGGAAATAAGGTGTCCCCCACTTAATATCAACCAAATCTGGATTTGGGGTATCTCCAAAATGCCATACCTTACAATTCAATGGTCTAATGAAatatattttctatatttttctatTACGAAAATTTATACACAGGTCAAATCGCCATTGAAACCCGATTAGCAAATCTAGAAAATGTTAATTACATTCTTTCATGTAGTCTACATCTCCAAGCGCAAGTGCTTCGTCTCTGACTTCCAAAGGCATGCGATATCTTCTGCAACTCTCTGGGCATCCATGGAAGCTCCAAGCAATCCTCGCTTCGTAAAACCTACTGCATACAGTCCGTTATCGCCCTTCCAGCCATTGGGGAATGGCTTTTTTGGAAAACCATCTTTCTTGCTGAAGAAATTTCCCTCCTTGTAAGGACCAAACTACATGTCAGCCATTATACACATACAATctacaaaatacatatatgaatATATCACATaaatccatacatacatatacgCATACCTTAAGCCATGAGGGTACATTGCTTCTGTAACCAGTTGCTAGTACTACGGCGTCAAATTCCGCGGCTCCTCCATCAAAAAATTCCACCCCTTTTGTTGTAAATCGCCGTATACTAGGAACCACCTGAGGAGAATGACTCAAGAGtcagacacacacacacggatatgcacgtatgtatatgtatgtatgcattaTGTATGGAAAATGCTTGAGTGAACTTGTCCATGTCATTGAGACTGCTGCTATGGTACCCATGAATATCATGGACACAACATGAGTATGGCTTTTGACTCAGGGATGgagatggacgtgatgaggtcaatcattgtttcctcaaggggataactactctgaatgcatggagcttctctggactcctcgaagagatacctcaaatccatgagtgaaaataagaaaataaaaataaattctagaaattcaaaatttgattgatagataataaaaaagaatttacaacacataaaatagtgataccaaacctttgaagaagtttcagaatcaaattccaactcaaactccctaaaatttgtgacttactaatggtcatgattcctactagacttcatagtttttggccaaaaatagtaagtgtcctatttggtttaaccatgttattctcctaatttttcaaagaacttttcatgttggacaaaactcctaaagctcaaatatgaagagttataatccaactaaaatttactataaatagtaaaatcgaaattaaaaatgatttttgactgtcgatctgatggaatctcgcaaatttggcatgggaaaCCTGGCgtagcaggttgggtggctaaagtagcttctcctaccccaaaattacaAATGGtacattgaataactcattctggtttgtgaaatacgcctgttttaaggttctgatggcccggatcacttccgcctccgatcggtccttctttggtccatcttggacatgaaagtgtctgcaacccgctctacatcagcttTGTACTTGGTATTGAAGAATTGTACGCCGTTATGATATCGACCTGTGATATTTTTGAAGTATCTATGTATCATTTCCACAAGTTATCAAGTTCGATGGCAATCTCAGCTGAGCATAACATGGTTGCCTAGGTATTTTGTCTCAGAAGGCTCAGGTGCGCTGGCCTTGGTGGTCACTGACACTTAGAAACGAATAAAACTAATGGAGAAGAAAGATTTGTGTTATGTTAGTCTGTTTTAGACCTTGATGTTGCCGCTCTTGATTTTTGCAAGAGTCCCGACGTCGAGAACTGGGGTCTTGCCTGTGGTGTTCTTCAGTTGAAGCGGTCCGATTTCGGGTCTTTTAAGCCCAAACTGCCCTGTGTCCCCCAGAATCAACCATGAGCAGAAGAGGATGAAAGCATCAACCAGATGTATGGGGAGCCATTTGAGCAGCCACATGGAGAGACCAAAGGTTGATGTTCCAAACATTCCTCTAGGCAAAATATGCAACTGCAAGACCATAAAATAGAAGATAACAAAAGAAGAAAACCATATTAGAATAGGATTTTGTAGGAAGGAATGTACAGCTAATGGAAGTTAACttcaaaactagaaaaaaaaaaaaaaaaaaaaagagggttgaAAAAGGACACATTTGTAAGAAGAGTATGTAAAGAAGGATGTGGAAAGAAATTCAATAACGCACATATTAGGAATTTCCAATGAATGCATTTCCTTCcagaaaaacaaaaaggaagaaaacTGCAATTTAATGGTCCAAAATAGTAGAAATAAACAAATTGTAGTTTCCATAGCAGTCACATTAAGGGTTGAGTTCCAAATTGCAACTACAGTAACTAAAAGTTGGACTTTAAAGGAATGCGACTGAAGTTTGGGGCTatttcctcattatgaatatacCAGGAAAGACCATTAGCTTTTGATGTTTCCTCTCTATTCATCTTAATcttcacaattcaattcacttgtacaTCCAAACAGCTCAAGAGTACATCCAAACAGCTCAAGAGTACAAGATAAGACTGCAACTTCCAAAGAAAAACCAACAATCTATTAAAATCAATCAATGctcacaattcaattcacttgtacaTACGAACAGCCCAAGCTTACACAATAAAATTGCTACGTCCAaagaaattcaattcacttgtacaTACAAACAGCCCAAGCGTGCAAGATAAAACTGCAACGTCCAAAGAAAAAACCAACAACCTAAAAACCCACATCAATATTTAAACAGGAAGAAACAAGTCCAGATTTTtagttttctcttcttcttcttcttcttttttaatacacacacacaaacacacacatatatatttgatgaatcacATCTGAACCGTATTAGAATAAAAACCAAGGTGAGAAAATTCACGCACATatcaaaaacaaatttcacccacGCATATCAAAAGCAAATTGAAATCTTCATATACTTAAAAATGAGTATATAAGATTAAACAGGGAAATAAGGTGATAACAAGAGTCCAACTCTAAGAATGAAAAGATTATGCAAAATCCACATCATAGAAGGAATCTACATAAGCAAACAAGGTAGCAACCTTTTATGACTGTAGAACAACGAAATCCAAGGAAAGTTGAAAAGCAACCTAAGAACATAGCAAAAGAacaacagagaaaaaaaaaatttactcttgtaaaagagaaaaaaaatgaaaagaccACATCACAAAAAGGAATCTACAGTTACAGACAAGTCGGGATTCTTTTTGAGCTATAAGAATCAGATTCAAAATAGACCAGTAGGAAGAAAAGAGATAAGAaagcagatgaaggaaaaaaaaagagagagagatatgaacaTGCTACCTTATCTCTAACCACTATGGAAGCTAGAGCACCGTTGTTACATAGATCCAAGCAAATCTCCATGCCTGAATTCCCACATCCCACAACTAAAACCTTCTCTCCTCTGAAATCTTCTCCATTCTTGTACGAACTCGTGTGCAATACCAGGCCATGGAAATCCGAAATCCCATCTATATTTGGCAACACAGCCTCCGCATTCTCTCCTGTTGCCACAATCAGCCATCGGCATACAAACACCGATCCGTTGGCCAAAATCCGCCAGAATCGAATACTTGAATCGTACTCGGCCCGTTTGACATCCACTCCGAACATCGGCTTGATTGAGAAGTGTTTGGCATAAGCCTCTAAGTAGCTTATGAACTGCTGTTTTGTTGGGTATGTTGGAAATTGAGGTGGGAATGGCATTAGTGGGAGCTCACAGAATTTCTTGGGAAGATGGAGCTTTAAACGGTCATAGGTTTTCAGCTTCCACAGCGATCCTATGCAATTTTCTCTCTCAAGAATCAGTGAAGGGACACCATTTTCTTTCAGGCATGCTGCTGTAGCTAGGCCTGAAGGCCCGGCACCGATGATAATTGGTCCCGTAACCAACACGCGCTTTGGTTTCAACGTCATCCTCGTGAAGTGCAGCCCATTGAGTTCAATTTCCTGAATCACAGATGGGTCATGATCGTTGGAGATGAATTTCCAATTTGATGGAATGCTTTCTCTCTTCTACAGATCTCGCAAAAGATTAGTAACACGTAAGATAAACAGAGGCAAAAGATAGTAAATAGGGTTTCAGATGAAGCAGTAGTTGAAAGACTCACAAACAGCCGTGAGAGGATAGACAGACGGAAAACAAGAACATATGAAAAAGATCCATCAGAATATGATAGAACTTATGGACAACAACCAAGAAGAAATAGCCAAAAATCTTTGGATCTGTTTCGAGAACATTCATGAATAAAGCGAAGAAAACCCATTTAGTAGTAAAGAGAAACTGCTAAATGTTCAAGAACTACTGATATGTTTTCTCTTTATCGAAGAAAAACTTCAGAAGGGCTAGAGATTTTCCACGACAGAGACAAATAGAATGCATTATCTGGGAGGATTCTATCTGGGTTTTCATTGATTCAATCAGAATTCTAGGACTAGGCCGGATAAGCATTGAGAACAGCAGAAAAGCAGAATTCTACTGGAAATCAAACATCTTCAGCTGAAATACACCAATAATCATGGAATATTAGAGATGGGATGTTGGTTTTCTCAGACACCATTCTGAGAAAGAGATGGAGACCAGCTGAAAAACACATATAAATGCCACGAGTTTAAAGAGAGTCTGAAATTTGAGGTGGTGAAGACGACGttttgaaaagagagaaaaaatacaAATTTCTTAGGAATTGGcgctttcttgaaaaaaaaattctttttttaaaggaaaagaaaGATGACTTTGCTGTTGGTGATCTGATTTTGAACGAATTCTGATTAGCCAGTCGAAGTTGAATATTTGAAATGCCGAACAGAAAATTCAAACACTAAGATTACGACTAATGTGACCGATTATCTTTCACACCCCCAGGTTGGTTACTGTTCATATATTGGTGAAATGACCAAATTACCCCCACGATTTCGATTGGGGTTGGCTGCAATTCAGACGGCTGGTGATGTCGGTTTCCATATTTTAATTAGCAGATGGTGTTGCCTATCAACTCGCCTGCGGTCTCACTTTTACATACCTGTTGCATGTGAATATACCTAAAATGATAGAAAAATAAAGTGGCCATGGACGAATTTATGGAGGGTCATGTTTGAGAAATTCGGCGGTGGTTTGAAAGGAGAGGAGAAAAAATAATCATATTATAGTTTCCATTATTTATAACTTTGCGATTGGTTACTGAAATCAATTCGTATAAATAATATGTTTGAAAGTTATGATGAGGTATATGAATTAGCCAATGACCAAATTAAATAATTTCACAAAATAAATCATATAAGAAATCAACTTTCAATTCAAAGTTAGTATTTACTACTTTTATTGAGTATAGAATTTGTTAATTTTGATCGATTTTATGGTTTTTATAGTTTTGTCTATCTTGAAGTCATTGTTTGGAAAACTAAGAGTGGTAACGAGTTTGTGTTAATTTAGACGTCCTTAATATGCATTATAGCTTCTGATGGTCATAATTTTCTGATTGGTTATTGGGATCATGAGCATAATATGTAATTAGAAAGCTATAGACTAGCTCTATGACTTAGCCAATGACAAAGGTAAAAATGTATCTTCAATGGTTTCACAAGAGAATGGCATTTTATTGATTAAATTTCAGTTTAAAGttagaaattattattttttggaagTTTTGATTTTGTTATTTTTCATTCCTTTTAAGATTTTGAAAGTCATACCTTATCTCAAAGTCATTATTTGGTAGCTAAGAGTCATTAACATGTTTGAGTCAGGTTAGATGTAGctattatttttaataagtttactatttcagAAAGTCATATTATACGTTCCAGAAGAACTATTCATTCATTATCTAAGCTATTCTTACCGTGAAAAATAGTAATATTTTCCTTCACTTTTCTTCAAGCATATGATACATTAAATCTTCACTTGATATGCCAATACTACAGGCCCAGGTATATGCATGGTGCAAATTGTGGACCGGAGGTAGAGACAACTACTGCTACGTCACAGGCCCATTGCATCGGCTACTTGCACAATGAGGTAACTTCAACATTAATGCTAGAAATGTTAAATTTTCCCATGTGTTTCTATAAAGATTCATGTACAATTCACATGGGCGTGTTCGAGGAACATCATCGAGGGCAGATATTATCATTTTTTACATGGGATCTATTGACGTCATTTTACACACCATGCACTAGAAGCACCTGTGGCTATGTCCCAGCTGCACAGCCCCATGCCATTGCATGGGTTGCTTGCATCATATGATAATTTCAACATTACTTACCAAAAAAGGCTAAATTTGCCCATGTGCTTCTAGGAAAATTTACTAACAATTTACATGGGCATCCTCAAGGGGGGATATCATCATTTTGTTCATTGGGTTCATTGACTTCCTTTCATAGGGTTCCTGTCACGTGCAATGTGAAAGTTGGTAGATTCTAAGATGGCTTCAAATGTACTTTAGGTGTAGATTAAGATGTCCTATCAATCTTAtattttcaaggaaaaaaaaaatactatttgAAGTAGGTTTACCTGCTTACGCTTATATAAGCCATATAAATAGCTTtataaagaaataaacaatttATCATCAGTTCTCTTCACACTTTTAAATATTCCTTTTATCTTGTACATTTAGagttcctcgtggattcaaggcttATCATAGTGGGAGACAACAATGATCTTTTACTCCGCTTTTAGCTAAATACCCATTAGATTGGATCTTTGCTTGACATTCCATGCCTATTAAAGTTGAATACAGGTCCATCCATTTGCACAATGCCCACCGTGGACTGAAGGTGATCATCGCTGCACCCCAACTTTGTGACCCCTGTGCCAATGCATTTTCTACATGGATCATATGATAACTTCAACATTAATGCAGAAGAAGCTAAATTTACCATATGTTTCTAAGAAGATTTAAGTACAATTCACATGGTAATGTTCAAGGAACATTGAGGGAAAATACCATCATTTTTCCACCAGGTCCATTGACTCCCTCTTTTTAGGGCTGATGTCACCTATAAGGTGAAAGTTAGTAGAATTTATAATGACTTCAAATGTAATGTAAGCGTGCTTCAAGTATAAGTTTAGGAGTGTAGCTAGGCTTATATAAGTCATATCAATTGCAATGTAAAGAAATAATTCATTTATTATTAGTTCTATACTTATTTTTAAATGTTCCTTTCTCTTTGTAGATAATGCAGTTCTAAAAACTCCACTCAAAACTTGACTAAGTCACCTcgaccaaaaatcaagctgaatcACTTTGAAACTTGCTAAGAAGTCTTGACTGGCTTTGAAATGACTCACTCGCATGAGTCAAGATACTTACaataaaaagaatatatatatatatatatgggaaaaggtactatgcagtcgagctcatgggaacttcccattaggtcgagctgtgtggaccccaccatgatgcgtgtcgaccatcaacaccgtgc harbors:
- the LOC131218517 gene encoding indole-3-pyruvate monooxygenase YUCCA6-like; protein product: MTLKPKRVLVTGPIIIGAGPSGLATAACLKENGVPSLILERENCIGSLWKLKTYDRLKLHLPKKFCELPLMPFPPQFPTYPTKQQFISYLEAYAKHFSIKPMFGVDVKRAEYDSSIRFWRILANGSVFVCRWLIVATGENAEAVLPNIDGISDFHGLVLHTSSYKNGEDFRGEKVLVVGCGNSGMEICLDLCNNGALASIVVRDKLHILPRGMFGTSTFGLSMWLLKWLPIHLVDAFILFCSWLILGDTGQFGLKRPEIGPLQLKNTTGKTPVLDVGTLAKIKSGNIKVVPSIRRFTTKGVEFFDGGAAEFDAVVLATGYRSNVPSWLKEGNFFSKKDGFPKKPFPNGWKGDNGLYAVGFTKRGLLGASMDAQRVAEDIACLWKSETKHLRLEM